A window of the Cutaneotrichosporon cavernicola HIS019 DNA, chromosome: 6 genome harbors these coding sequences:
- the AMD1 gene encoding uncharacterized protein (Adenosine/AMP deaminase) codes for MDDYDDDYPTTRSTSVAAEHDDDTPPERNSPSFSFHEERRLLKSDEYWLAHKIPRLPPPALSTSPNASVAALDGLSLSRYDDEDDEGASKASTTDAAPNRDRMDGDECLELEEEHREKMGGEAAGGLPSAQFDTVRAFAESGVGSELEALYAAFSKCLALRDKYMILSCQMLGDNPRDRDGTFGGFRDGTGDVYGLKPDQRPATCELSADPNAPQWQMNPPPPAPHWKWEGERPEHPDGESHKPSTTTPEFELANCEVPGPEDAISSHTFRLNDEGVYTVYTSNGYDKGGEIQLSHVPRLKEYYMDLEYLLNVCSDGPAKSFAFRRLKYLQSKWSLYGLLNEYQELADMKAVPHRDFYNVRKVDTHIHHSASMNQKHLLRFIKRKLRRCPDEIVIHRDGKDLTLSEVFKSLDLTAYDLSIDTLDMHAHQEFHRFDRFNNRYNPTGSSRLREIFLKTDNLLKGTYLAELTTELIADLEQSKYQNSEWRVSIYGRKADEWDKLAKWVVDNKLVSHNVRWLIQVPRLYEVFKAGGLVNNFEDVVKNVFKPLFEVTQDPSSHPELHIFLQRVVGFDSVDDESKPERRLYKKFPTAQAWDTNQSPPYSYWIYYMYANMASLNVWRRERGFNTFVLRPHCGEAGDPDHLSSAFLTSHSISHGILLRKVPALQYLFYLKQIGLAMSPLSNNALFLTYERNPFKDFFKIGMNVSLSTDDPLQFHFTAQHLLEEYSCAAQIYKLTPADMCELARNSVVQSGWEMQVKKHWIGHKWYLPGAAGNDIHKTNVPNIRLAYRHATLMEELNLIQHGTHTPSATPGPMRPSVSAQGGQGEAGARAGASSPVVAHRPVSHGSADPDNLGAAAMAQTRNLLDPAFSVAPGAAELDVRHRRRSLNLANKPTLGMSAADENPSPYVSPFHSPVREKAEPFAHAPRSPVRGKGHLLAKPPASPTRNK; via the exons ATGGACGactacgacgacgactacccaacgacgcgctcgacttCCGTCGCGGCCGAACACGATGATGACACGCCGCCAGAGCGAAACTCCCCTTCCTTCAGCTTccacgaggagcgccgcctcctcaagAGTGATGAGTACTGGCTCGCGCACAAGATCccgcgccttcctcctcccgccctCAGCACGTCACCAAACGCGTCGGttgcggcgctcgacggcctcTCGCTCTCCCGCTACGACGATGAAGATGATGAGGGCGCTTCGAAGGCGAGCACAACGGACGCGGCCCCGAACCGTGACCGGATGGATGGAGACGAgtgcctcgagctcgaggaggagcaccGCGAGAAAATGGGGGGGGAGGCCGCTGGCGGCCTGCCCTCAGCCCAGTTTGATACGG TCCGTGCATTCGCCGAGTCTGGTGTTGGAAGCGAACTCGAAGCGCTCTA TGCTGCGTTCTCCAAATGCCTCGCCCTGCGCGACAAATACATGATTCTCTCCTGTCAGATGCTGGGTGACAACCcccgcgaccgcgacggcACATTTGGCGGATTCCGCGACGGAACAGGCGACGTGTATGGTCTCAAGCCAGACCAGAGGCCGGCTACGTGTGAGCTGAGCGCCGACCCCAACGCCCCACAGTGGCAGATGaacccgccgccgccggccccACACTGGAAGTGGGAGGGTGAGCGACCTGAGCACCCAGATGGCGAGTCACACAAGCCGTCCACGACCACGCCCGAGTTTGAGTTGGCGAACTGCGAGGTTCCGGGCCCAGAGGATGCGATCAGCTCACATACTTTCCGCCTCAACGACGAGGGAGTGTATACCGTATACACGAGCAATGGGTACGacaagggcggcgagatCCAACTCAGCCACGTGCCCCGTCTCAAGGAATACTACATGGACCTCGAGTACTTGCTGAACGTGTGCTCGGACGGACCGGCCAAGTCGTTCGCTTTCCGCCGCCTCAAGTACCTTCAGTCCAAGTGGAGTCTGTACGGCCTGCTCAACGAGTACCAGGAGCTCGCAGACATGAAGGCTGTGCCGCACCGCGACTTCTACAACGtgcgcaaggtcgacaCACACATCCACCACTCGGCGAGCATGAATCAGAAGCACCTGCTGCGCTTTATCAAGCGCAAGCTGCGGCGGTGCCCTGACGAGATTGTGATCCAccgcgacggcaaggacctGACGCTGAGCGAGGTATTCAAGTCGCTCGACCTCACGGCTTACGACCTGAGCatcgacacgctcgacaTGCACGCGCACCAGGAATTCCACCGCTTCGACCGCTTCAACAACCGTTACAACCCCACCGGGTCATCGCGCCTGAGAGAAATCTTCCTCAAGACCGACAACCTCCTCAAAGGCACTTACCTTGCCGAACTCACGACCGAGCTgatcgccgacctcgaacAGTCCAAGTATCAGAACAGCGAGTGGCGCGTGTCCATCTACGgccgcaaggccgacgagtGGGATAAGCTCGCCAAGTGGGTCGTGGACAACAAGCTCGTTTCGCACAACGTCCGCTGGCTCATCCAGGTGCCCCGCCTGTACGAGGTGTTCAAGGCGGGAGGCTTGGTCAACAACTTTGAGGACGTTGTCAAGAACGTTTTCAAGCCCCTCTTCGAGGTCACGCAGGACCCGAGCTCGCATCCTGAACTGCACATCTTCCTCCAGCGGGTGGTCGGATTCGACtcggtcgacgacgagagcaaGCCTGAGCGCCGGCTGTACAAGAAGTTCCCGACAGCTCAGGCGTGGGACACGAACCAGTCCCCGCCATACAGCTACTGGATCTACTACATGTACGCCAACATGGCGAGCTTGAACGTGtggcgccgcgagcgcggtTTCA acaCTTTCGTGCTCCGCCCGCACTgcggcgaggccggcgacCCCGACCACCTGTCCTCCGCGTTCCTCACCTCGCACTCGATCTCTCACGGCATTCTCCTCCGCAAGGTTCCTGCCCTACAATACCTCTTCTACTTGAAGCAGATCGGTCTTGCAATGTCCCCGTTGAGCAACAACGCCCTCTTCCTAACGTACGAGCGCAACCCGTTCAAAGACTTCTTCAAGATCGGGATGAACGTTTCTCTCTCAACCGACGACCCGCTCCAATTCCACTTCACCGCGCAACACCTGCTCGAAGAATACtcgtgcgcggcgcagaTCTACAAGCTCACGCCGGCGGATATgtgcgagctcgcgcgcaacaGTGTCGTCCAAAGCGGCTGGGAGATGCAAGTCAAGAAACACTGGATCGGACACAAGTGGTATCTTCCCGGCGCGGCAGGTAATGATATCCACAAGACAAACGTGCCCAACATCCGCCTTGCGTACCGCCACGCCACTCTGATGGAGGAACTGAACCTCATCCAGCACGGGACGCACACGCCCAGTGCAACGCCGGGACCCATGCGCCCCAGTGTATCGGCACAGGGGGGACAAGGCGAGGCTGGCGCAAGAGCTGGAGCGTCAAGCCCTGTGGTCGCGCACAGGCCCGTGTCGCACGGCTCGGCGGACCCGGATAACCTCGGTGCCGCGGCGATGGCACAGACccgcaacctcctcgaccccgcCTTCAGTGTTGCGCCTGgggcggccgagctcgatgtCCGCCACAGAAGGCGGTCCCTGAACTTGGCGAATAAGCCTACACTTGGCAtgagcgccgccgacgagaacCCGTCCCCGTACGTGTCGCCGTTCCACAGCCCGGTACGTGAGAAGGCCGAACCGTTTGCGCATGCGCCGCGCAGTCCTGTACGCGGGAAGGGCCATCTGCTTGCCAAGCCTCCCGCCAGCCCCACGCGCAACAAGTAG
- the CDC36 gene encoding uncharacterized protein (NOT2 / NOT3 / NOT5 family), with protein sequence MPPQRGSLQPTSTLFTSTTTIITSPLYIQLYHPNTMNRAGGLLGQPRQSTVPPGYRAAQPTAGGANGMFYGGPAMQNRGTGLMGQGALGGFPPSSGLGRSGPPGISGRGADPNDFPALGSHNQHGNNSTYASQAQPSQGGSSHLQQQMYNLHIGQGQGQMDSMAPPPPPGLSGPTSSSNQPNGAGEGLRDDFPALGVGEKERMAGVLKIGGGSNQPSSPQQSLNGPGSSHSATPANMGQGPPSATGESWTRQSPTRTDPLLRQQVQHPVQQILSSPVDKWGLKALLHQIRQHMGKDDRGMLMFGEDLVDLGVDVSSAEPLYQSFVTPWAEPSQSQQLQIEDMFVIPGCYHVVPPPVESKMSNFSEETLFFQFYSAPQDMLQLMAAEELYNRGWRFNMEARVWMTSPLLSQIDMHGDLSQHPPVVRGNLTVFEPSSFTKRDTRELPGGEEYPVELVHLEATRRASEIATEQAKPRKDSVRSPEDNNSSLLASNTQHFQNMAVAH encoded by the exons ATGCCACCCCAACGTGGTTCACTAca GCCAACATCAACACTCTTCACATCCACAACAACAATCATCACATCCCCCCTCTACATCCAGCTCTACCACCCAA ACACAATGAATCGAGCAGGAGGTTTGTTGG GACAACCACGGCAATCTACGGTACCGCCAGGATaccgcgccgcgcagccgACTGCTGGCGGTGCCAATGGCATGTTCTACGGCGGGCCCGCGATGCAGAACCGTGGGACTGGCCTCATGGGGCagggcgcgctcggcggctTCCCCCCATCCAGTGGCCTTGGACGCAGCGGACCACCAGGAATTagtggacgaggagcgg ATCCAAACGACTTTCCCGCACTCGGAAGCCATAACCAGCACGGCAACAACTCGACATACGCGTCTCAAGCCCAGCCCAGCCAAGGCGGATCAAGTCACCTGCAGCAGCAGATGTACAACCTGCACATCGGACAAGGACAGGGACAAATGGACTCGATGgcgcctccaccgccgccaggTCTGTCTGGACCCACAAGCTCGTCAAACCAGCCGAATGGTGCGGGAGAAGGGTTGCGAGACGACTTCCCCGCATTGGGAGtgggcgagaaggagaga ATGGCTGGTGTGCTTAAGATTGGAGGAGGATCAAACCAACCCAGCTCGCCACAGCAGTCACTCAACGGCCCCGGCTCGTCCCATTCTGCAACCCCCGCAAACATGGGCCAGGGGCCACCATCCGCGACGGGAGAGTCGTGGACAAGGCAGTCACCAACGCGTACCGATCCGCTACTGCGGCAGCAGGTCCAGCATCCCGTTCAGCAGATCTTGTCGTCGCCTGTCGACAAGTGGGGCCTCAAGGCGCTCCTGCACCAGATCCGTCAACATATGGGCAAGGACGACCGCGGCATGCTCATGTtcggcgaggacctcgtcgacctaGGGGTTGATGTGTCAAGCGCAGA ACCTTTATACCAGTCGTTTGTGACGCCATGGGCTGAGCCGAGTCAATCGCAGCAGCTGCAAATCGAGGACATGTTCGTCATCCCGGGCTGCTACCACGTCGTGCCGCCACCAGTCGAGAGCAAGATGTCCAATTTCTCCGAGGAGACGCTCTTCTTCCAGTTCTACTCGGCACCGCAGGACATGCTCCAGCTCAtggctgccgaggagctctACAATCGCGGCTGGCGCTTCAACATGGAGGCGCGCGTCTGGATGACCTCGCCTCTGCTCTCGCAGATCGACATGCACGGTGACCTGTCCCAGCACCCTCCGGTCGTGCGCGGCAACTTAACCGTCTTCGAACCGTCGTCCTTCACCAAGCGCGACACGCGCGAGCTCCCAGGCGGCGAGGAGTACcccgtcgagctcgtccatttggaggcgacgcgccgcgcgtccGAGATTGCCACTGAACAGGCCAAGCCGCGCAAGGACTCTGTCCGGTCCCCCGAAGACAACAACTCGAGCCTGCTGGCCTCGAACACCCAGCACTTCCAGAACATGGCGGTGGCGCACTAG